The following are from one region of the Deinococcus aerophilus genome:
- a CDS encoding NADH-quinone oxidoreductase subunit 15, with translation MAHAPDSALYTQWIELLGWLEAEAASRGLTFEKVADFPDYIYRMERPYDLPTTVMSVAVGVAGQPLLVAAVSPRHVDLKNVSMRLMGGSKHWHLHAGTAGLLEGKRPFTRDRLSVLLDGALRGVA, from the coding sequence ATGGCACATGCACCCGATTCGGCGCTGTACACGCAGTGGATAGAGTTGCTCGGCTGGCTGGAGGCCGAGGCCGCCTCGCGCGGGCTGACCTTCGAGAAGGTGGCCGACTTTCCGGACTACATCTACCGCATGGAGCGGCCCTACGACCTGCCGACCACGGTGATGAGCGTGGCCGTGGGCGTGGCGGGCCAGCCGCTGCTCGTGGCGGCGGTCAGCCCCCGGCATGTGGACCTCAAGAACGTCAGCATGCGCCTGATGGGCGGCAGCAAGCACTGGCACCTGCACGCCGGAACTGCAGGCCTGCTGGAGGGCAAGCGTCCGTTCACGCGTGACCGGCTCTCGGTCCTACTCGACGGTGCGCTGCGCGGCGTGGCCTGA
- a CDS encoding alpha-amylase family glycosyl hydrolase: MTIMTLEAQHDHSPAYTARLGAARGETVRVRMRTTLPVTAVTLRFVRVGEIETAPAHEVTELSGEGRWFEAELPVHDARVRYAWQLDLADDHLNLTALGLHHTRRGFRNWFQYLAGYKAPEWAWKCVFYQIFPDRFRNGDPSNDVQTGEYNYAGREVEHVPWDHPVDAWGDIHGHYGGDLNGITAALPYLTDLGVGALWLTPIFVSPSNHRYDITDYRHVDPHLGGDAAWDELAGAAHAAGVKIVLDGVFNHLGNENALFKAALEREDAPERALFTWRDEAGKPPYHSFFDVPTLPKIDYRNEYAVQEFLSGEESVVRHWLRRGAAGWRLDVAHMIGAGGTDEDNLPLHRTLKRAAREERADAYVFGERFFDPEHALDGQGEDASMNYHGFGLPVMQWLAGATYYGEPSRLDGTELADMLWDAYHALPPQVALSMFNLLESHDIGRALFRIGNDRTRFLAAYTLLMGYAGVPCTYYGSEVGVTQSRPGNMPWCREPMPWDEERWDTELRGKVRSLIHLRRDTHVLQEGTLRFLHAEADAVAFLREYTHPDGRPERAAVLASRRTQPHPVSLTLPAGPWRDALSGEEYPGGAITLDAAGGRIVLQG; encoded by the coding sequence ATGACGATCATGACTTTGGAAGCGCAGCACGACCACTCCCCTGCCTACACCGCGCGGCTGGGAGCGGCAAGGGGCGAGACGGTGCGGGTGCGGATGCGGACCACCCTGCCGGTGACGGCGGTGACGCTGAGGTTCGTGCGGGTGGGCGAGATCGAGACGGCCCCGGCGCACGAGGTGACGGAGCTGAGCGGCGAGGGCCGCTGGTTCGAGGCCGAGTTGCCAGTCCACGACGCGCGGGTGCGCTACGCGTGGCAGCTGGACCTCGCGGACGACCACCTGAACCTCACAGCCCTGGGCCTGCACCACACCCGGCGCGGCTTTCGCAACTGGTTTCAGTACCTTGCCGGCTACAAGGCGCCCGAGTGGGCCTGGAAGTGCGTGTTCTACCAGATCTTTCCCGACCGTTTCCGCAATGGAGATCCCAGCAACGACGTCCAGACCGGCGAATACAACTACGCGGGCCGCGAGGTCGAGCACGTGCCGTGGGATCATCCGGTGGACGCCTGGGGCGACATTCACGGCCATTACGGCGGCGACCTGAACGGCATCACGGCGGCGCTGCCCTACCTGACCGACCTGGGCGTGGGAGCGCTGTGGCTGACCCCCATCTTCGTCTCGCCCAGCAACCACCGCTACGACATCACCGATTACCGCCACGTGGACCCCCACCTGGGCGGCGACGCGGCCTGGGACGAGCTGGCGGGCGCGGCACACGCTGCAGGGGTCAAGATCGTGCTGGACGGCGTGTTCAACCACCTGGGCAACGAGAATGCGCTTTTTAAAGCCGCGCTGGAGCGCGAGGACGCCCCCGAGCGCGCCCTGTTCACGTGGCGCGACGAGGCGGGCAAGCCTCCGTACCACTCGTTTTTCGACGTGCCGACGTTGCCCAAGATCGACTACCGCAACGAGTACGCCGTGCAGGAATTCCTGAGCGGCGAGGAAAGCGTGGTGCGCCACTGGCTGCGCCGGGGGGCGGCGGGCTGGCGGCTGGACGTCGCCCACATGATCGGCGCAGGCGGCACCGATGAGGACAACCTGCCGCTGCACCGCACCCTGAAGCGGGCGGCGCGTGAGGAGCGCGCTGACGCCTACGTGTTCGGCGAACGCTTCTTCGATCCCGAACACGCGCTGGACGGCCAGGGCGAGGACGCGAGCATGAATTACCACGGCTTCGGCCTGCCGGTGATGCAGTGGCTCGCGGGAGCCACCTATTACGGGGAGCCCAGCCGCCTGGACGGCACCGAGCTGGCCGACATGCTGTGGGACGCCTATCACGCCCTGCCGCCCCAGGTGGCCCTGAGCATGTTCAACCTGCTCGAATCCCACGACATCGGGCGGGCGCTGTTCCGGATCGGAAACGACCGGACCCGGTTTCTGGCCGCCTACACGCTGCTGATGGGCTACGCCGGCGTGCCCTGCACCTACTACGGCTCCGAGGTGGGCGTCACGCAAAGCCGCCCCGGCAACATGCCGTGGTGCCGCGAACCGATGCCGTGGGATGAGGAGCGGTGGGACACCGAGCTGCGCGGCAAGGTCCGGTCCCTGATTCACCTGCGCCGCGACACCCATGTGCTGCAGGAGGGAACCCTGAGGTTCCTGCACGCCGAGGCGGACGCCGTGGCTTTTCTGCGCGAGTACACCCACCCGGACGGGCGCCCTGAGCGGGCCGCCGTGCTGGCCAGCCGGCGGACGCAGCCCCATCCCGTCTCTCTGACGCTGCCGGCAGGCCCGTGGCGCGACGCGCTGAGCGGCGAGGAGTATCCGGGCGGGGCCATCACGCTGGACGCGGCAGGCGGGCGGATTGTGCTGCAGGGCTAA
- a CDS encoding adenylate kinase has protein sequence MQRIIVIGTTGSGKTTLARNIAGRLRLPHGEQDAWNHGPGWQPAPEADFRAAVDAFTSGPAWVMDGNYRKARDIGWARADTLVWLDYPGQLVFWRLLTRTARRVVGRQELWNGNRETLRGAFEADAPLRWFFRTHWHRRRETPELTTGFPHLTVIRLRSACETRRWLQNL, from the coding sequence ATGCAAAGAATCATCGTCATCGGAACCACCGGCAGCGGCAAGACCACCCTGGCGCGGAACATCGCCGGGCGGCTGCGCCTGCCGCATGGAGAGCAGGATGCCTGGAACCACGGTCCCGGCTGGCAGCCCGCGCCGGAGGCGGACTTCCGGGCGGCGGTGGACGCCTTTACCTCGGGGCCAGCGTGGGTGATGGACGGCAACTACCGCAAGGCGCGTGACATCGGCTGGGCACGGGCCGACACGCTGGTGTGGCTGGATTATCCGGGGCAGCTGGTGTTCTGGCGGTTGCTCACCCGGACCGCGCGGCGCGTTGTAGGACGGCAGGAACTGTGGAACGGCAACCGCGAGACGCTGCGCGGAGCCTTCGAGGCCGACGCCCCGCTGCGCTGGTTTTTCCGGACCCACTGGCACCGGCGGCGGGAAACGCCGGAGCTGACCACCGGGTTCCCGCACCTGACCGTGATCCGGCTGCGCTCGGCGTGTGAAACCCGGCGCTGGCTCCAGAACCTTTAG
- a CDS encoding divergent PAP2 family protein produces the protein MSNRWLWTAILASTSAQLIKVFLILLIERRWRPAAFMETGGMPSSHSAMVAALTTGVALSEGMGSPSFAISAVFALIVMYDATGVRHASGQQGALLNELVQELRDVVRAGFAPLPVRVLLGHTYLEVLMGILVGIGAGFLAFRVI, from the coding sequence ATGAGCAACCGCTGGCTGTGGACGGCCATTCTGGCGTCCACCAGCGCGCAGCTCATCAAGGTGTTTCTGATCCTGCTCATTGAACGGCGCTGGCGCCCCGCCGCCTTCATGGAAACGGGTGGCATGCCCAGCAGCCACAGCGCGATGGTCGCGGCCCTGACCACCGGTGTGGCCCTGAGCGAGGGCATGGGCAGTCCTTCTTTTGCCATCAGTGCGGTGTTTGCCCTGATCGTGATGTACGACGCGACCGGCGTGCGCCATGCGAGCGGGCAACAGGGTGCGCTGCTCAATGAGCTGGTTCAGGAGCTGCGCGACGTGGTGCGTGCGGGGTTTGCGCCCCTGCCGGTGCGGGTGCTGCTGGGCCACACCTATCTGGAAGTCCTGATGGGCATTCTGGTGGGCATCGGAGCGGGATTCCTGGCCTTCCGGGTGATCTGA
- a CDS encoding bifunctional 5,10-methylenetetrahydrofolate dehydrogenase/5,10-methenyltetrahydrofolate cyclohydrolase, whose protein sequence is MSARVLAGPPTAEALLRDAAQRAGRLPAVPHLAIVRVGEDPASVSYVRGKARKAGEVGLRSTVHVLPETASQAELLALIAALNTDDDVNGLLVQLPLPAHIAEAAVLHAIDPRKDVDGFHPLNVGELWAGRPSLTPCTPAGILFLLRHHAIPLSGTRAVIVGRSSLVGRPLAALLLEADATVTVAHSRTRDLGSVTRAADLLVVAVGQPGLITPDMVKPGATVIDVGINRVVDAQGKGHLVGDVHPDVAGVAGALTPVPGGVGPLTVAQLLANTVHAAELQAAGHLQSGTSSGDRGEFVR, encoded by the coding sequence GTGAGCGCGCGGGTCCTGGCCGGCCCGCCCACTGCCGAGGCGCTGCTGCGGGACGCCGCCCAGCGCGCAGGCCGGCTGCCGGCCGTGCCCCATCTGGCCATCGTGCGGGTGGGGGAGGATCCGGCCAGCGTGAGTTACGTGCGCGGCAAGGCGCGCAAGGCCGGGGAGGTGGGGCTGCGCAGCACCGTTCACGTGTTGCCGGAAACCGCGTCACAGGCCGAACTGCTCGCCCTGATCGCCGCCCTGAATACCGACGACGACGTGAACGGCTTGCTGGTGCAGCTGCCGTTGCCTGCCCACATTGCCGAGGCGGCCGTGCTGCATGCCATTGATCCGCGTAAGGATGTGGACGGCTTTCATCCGCTGAACGTCGGCGAACTGTGGGCGGGCCGCCCGTCGCTGACGCCATGTACGCCCGCCGGCATCCTGTTTCTGTTGCGCCACCACGCCATTCCCCTCAGTGGTACGCGGGCTGTGATTGTGGGCCGCAGCTCTCTGGTGGGCCGACCGCTCGCCGCGCTGCTGCTGGAGGCGGACGCCACCGTGACCGTCGCGCACAGCCGCACCCGGGACCTGGGGAGTGTGACGCGCGCAGCCGACCTGCTGGTGGTGGCCGTGGGTCAGCCGGGCCTGATCACGCCGGACATGGTCAAGCCCGGCGCCACCGTTATTGACGTGGGCATCAACCGGGTGGTGGACGCGCAGGGCAAGGGGCATCTGGTAGGCGACGTGCATCCGGACGTGGCCGGGGTCGCCGGGGCGCTGACGCCTGTGCCCGGGGGCGTCGGGCCGCTGACGGTGGCGCAGTTGCTGGCGAACACCGTTCATGCCGCCGAATTGCAGGCCGCCGGTCACCTTCAGAGCGGCACGTCATCCGGGGACCGTGGTGAATTCGTTCGCTGA